The following proteins are encoded in a genomic region of Flavobacteriales bacterium:
- a CDS encoding ABC transporter substrate-binding protein has protein sequence MTRHIIRYFFLLTLALVFFSCNEHTSDESLSIFRYNESAGISSLDPAFAKDQASIWVANQIFDGLVQLDSSLNVQPCIAHSWQISEDAKGYTFLLRDDVYFHSHEYFNGLGDRKVKASDFVYSFDRLTDKNVASPGAWVMNNVDYYEALNDSTLSIHLKEAFPPFLGLLTMPYCSVVPRKIVENTNFRDAPVGTGPFHFQYWKENVKLVLRKNNAYHENGFPLLDAVAITFIKDKQTAFLEFIKGNLDFISGLDASYKDEVLTPQGELQNDYKCKIQLQTLPYLNTEYLGFLMDENNLSPTQHLAVRKAINYGFDRQKMMTYLRNNIGSPATEGFVPKGLPSFTDSLNGFDYNPDLSRKLLAGAAISSPISIELNTTSSYLDLCEFIQNQLSDVGISVEININPPSTHRQMVATSKLDFFRGSWIADYADAENYLALFYSKNFCPNGPNYTHFSNPVYDEYYELALKEVSLEKRQYYYQLMDQMILDNAAIVPLYYDQVIRFVQNDIVGFESNAMNLLQLKRVEKQND, from the coding sequence ATGACACGCCATATTATTCGATATTTTTTCCTCTTAACACTAGCTCTAGTATTCTTTTCTTGTAATGAACATACTTCTGACGAGAGCTTATCTATTTTTAGGTATAACGAATCGGCAGGTATTAGTAGTTTAGACCCTGCTTTTGCTAAAGATCAAGCCAGTATATGGGTGGCTAATCAAATATTTGACGGCTTAGTCCAATTGGATTCTTCCTTGAATGTTCAACCTTGTATTGCTCATTCTTGGCAAATATCCGAAGACGCTAAGGGTTATACTTTTTTGTTGAGAGATGATGTATATTTTCATTCTCACGAATATTTTAATGGATTGGGTGATAGAAAGGTAAAAGCCTCTGATTTCGTTTATAGCTTTGACCGTTTGACTGATAAAAACGTAGCCTCGCCCGGAGCTTGGGTAATGAACAATGTTGACTATTATGAAGCCCTTAATGATAGCACACTGTCAATTCATTTAAAAGAAGCTTTTCCACCATTTTTAGGTCTATTGACTATGCCTTATTGTTCGGTTGTACCAAGAAAAATAGTTGAGAACACCAATTTTAGAGATGCACCTGTTGGTACAGGTCCTTTTCATTTTCAATATTGGAAAGAAAACGTAAAGCTCGTTTTGAGAAAAAATAATGCCTATCATGAGAATGGGTTTCCTTTGTTGGATGCCGTAGCTATAACATTCATTAAAGACAAACAAACTGCCTTCCTAGAGTTTATAAAGGGTAATTTGGATTTTATATCTGGGTTAGATGCTTCTTACAAAGACGAAGTATTAACGCCACAAGGGGAGTTGCAAAATGACTATAAGTGTAAAATTCAATTACAGACCTTACCTTATTTAAATACCGAGTATTTAGGCTTTTTGATGGACGAAAACAATTTGTCTCCCACTCAACATTTAGCAGTTAGAAAGGCTATCAATTACGGTTTTGATAGACAAAAGATGATGACCTATTTGCGTAATAATATAGGTAGTCCAGCAACGGAAGGTTTTGTTCCTAAAGGATTGCCCTCGTTTACCGATAGTTTGAATGGTTTTGATTATAATCCTGATTTATCTAGAAAACTATTAGCCGGTGCAGCTATTAGCAGCCCTATATCTATTGAATTAAACACTACTAGCTCATATTTGGATTTGTGTGAGTTTATTCAAAATCAATTGTCTGATGTGGGTATTAGCGTAGAAATTAATATCAATCCGCCATCTACACACAGACAGATGGTAGCCACCTCAAAATTGGATTTCTTTAGAGGTTCGTGGATAGCAGACTATGCCGATGCAGAAAACTATCTGGCCTTGTTTTACTCTAAGAATTTTTGTCCGAATGGTCCAAATTACACCCATTTTTCTAACCCTGTATACGATGAGTATTACGAATTAGCCTTGAAGGAAGTGTCATTGGAAAAAAGACAATACTATTACCAACTAATGGATCAGATGATATTGGATAATGCGGCAATTGTACCCTTGTATTATGATCAAGTTATTCGATTCGTCCAGAACGACATTGTGGGTTTCGAATCCAATGCTATGAATTTGTTACAGTTAAAGAGAGTTGAAAAACAAAACGATTAG
- the mtaB gene encoding tRNA (N(6)-L-threonylcarbamoyladenosine(37)-C(2))-methylthiotransferase MtaB, protein MDNQSTVAYYTQGCKLNFSETSTISRQLAQEGYHKVDFKEVADIYVINTCSVTENADKECKRLVRTALKTSPEAFIVIVGCYAQLKPEQISEIDGVDLVLGATEKFKLNHYLNDLTKKQQTEIHSCEIDDANFFVDAYSIGDRTRAFLKVQDGCDYKCTYCTIPLARGISRSDKLENVLNNAQSISEKGIQEIVLTGVNIGDYGKGEFGNKKHEHTFLDLVKDLDEVEGINRLRISSIEPNLLKNETIEFVANSKAFVPHFHIPLQSGSDHILKKMKRRYLTDLYVDRVNTIKSLMPHCCIGVDVIVGFPGETEEHFLKTYNFLNELDVSYLHVFSYSERANTEAAEMENSVDKGVRHKRSKMLRVLSAKKKRHFYEQQQGSVRTVLFESENKDGFMYGFTENYIRVKAPFNEKWINQLMPTKLNTIDENGIFIFESN, encoded by the coding sequence ATGGATAATCAGTCTACAGTAGCATATTATACCCAAGGTTGTAAACTTAACTTTTCAGAAACCTCTACCATTTCTAGGCAATTAGCCCAAGAAGGCTATCACAAGGTTGATTTCAAGGAAGTTGCTGACATCTATGTTATTAACACATGCTCGGTAACTGAAAATGCCGATAAAGAATGTAAACGCCTAGTTCGTACCGCTTTAAAGACTTCTCCTGAGGCTTTTATTGTAATCGTTGGCTGCTATGCCCAACTTAAGCCAGAACAAATATCTGAAATCGATGGTGTAGATTTGGTTCTTGGTGCAACGGAAAAATTCAAACTCAATCATTACCTTAATGATTTAACTAAAAAACAGCAGACTGAAATTCATTCTTGTGAAATTGACGATGCCAATTTCTTTGTTGATGCCTATTCTATTGGTGACAGAACTCGAGCCTTTTTAAAGGTGCAAGATGGTTGTGACTACAAATGCACTTATTGTACTATTCCATTGGCTAGAGGAATTAGCCGAAGCGATAAACTAGAAAATGTGCTTAATAATGCCCAATCCATTTCTGAAAAAGGTATTCAAGAAATAGTACTTACTGGTGTTAATATTGGCGATTATGGCAAAGGAGAATTTGGCAATAAAAAGCACGAACATACCTTTCTTGATTTAGTTAAAGACTTAGATGAGGTAGAAGGTATAAATAGACTTCGAATTTCTTCTATTGAACCTAACCTTTTAAAGAATGAAACCATTGAATTTGTAGCCAATTCTAAGGCCTTTGTCCCCCACTTTCATATTCCTTTACAGTCAGGATCTGACCATATATTAAAGAAGATGAAAAGACGTTACCTCACCGATTTGTATGTGGATAGAGTGAATACTATCAAGTCCTTGATGCCTCATTGCTGTATTGGAGTAGATGTTATTGTAGGTTTTCCCGGTGAAACGGAAGAGCATTTTTTAAAAACCTATAACTTTCTCAACGAACTGGACGTTTCTTACTTACACGTTTTTAGCTATTCTGAACGAGCCAATACCGAAGCAGCAGAGATGGAAAATTCAGTAGATAAAGGTGTTCGACACAAGAGAAGTAAAATGTTAAGAGTCCTTTCTGCAAAGAAGAAAAGACACTTTTATGAGCAACAACAAGGCAGTGTACGAACTGTACTTTTTGAAAGTGAAAATAAAGATGGTTTTATGTATGGCTTTACTGAAAATTACATTCGAGTAAAAGCCCCTTTTAATGAAAAATGGATAAACCAACTGATGCCTACAAAACTAAACACTATAGATGAAAATGGAATTTTTATCTTTGAATCTAATTAA